A DNA window from Calliphora vicina chromosome 1, idCalVici1.1, whole genome shotgun sequence contains the following coding sequences:
- the LOC135955949 gene encoding uncharacterized protein LOC135955949 — MRAPKARMAKTSATATTSLGDCKSLTGAWGDVDPNIFYICDTQTKKPLQLRCPEGKGFFLGLGYSGCIPYDQWPACLTSGHLEQVAVCDSEHMQQPWECMNPNKFYVCLKETIEPAILNCEPGRGFVHAIVTTSAGSGGGSGTREVNGGGVGTTSEIVGCANWEKWRNYMHCNEYY, encoded by the coding sequence ATGCGAGCACCAAAAGCCAGGATGGCTAAAACTTCTGCAACAGCCACCACATCACTGGGTGACTGTAAGTCCCTTACTGGTGCATGGGGTGATGTTGATCCAAATATATTCTACATCTGtgatacacaaacaaaaaagccTCTGCAGTTACGCTGTCCCGAAGGCAAAGGATTTTTTCTCGGCCTGGGCTATTCGGGCTGCATACCGTATGATCAATGGCCGGCCTGCCTTACAAGTGGACATCTTGAACAGGTGGCAGTTTGCGATAGTGAACATATGCAACAGCCCTGGGAATGCATgaatccaaataaattttatgtatgcCTGAAGGAGACTATTGAACCAGCAATACTGAATTGTGAGCCAGGTAGGGGTTTTGTACATGCCATAGTCACAACAAGTGCCGGTAGTGGTGGTGGCAGCGGCACTCGTGAAGTTAATGGTGGTGGTGTTGGCACCACAAGTGAAATTGTTGGCTGTGCTAATTGGGAAAAATGGCGCAACTACATGCACTGCAAtgaatactattaa